The Caulobacter vibrioides sequence TCGTCGGACATGGGTTTTCCTGCAGGGCCGGTCCTTGTTTGGCCGGCAGCTAGACTACATAGGAAGGCATGAGCCAGACCGCACACCGTTTTCCCAATCGTCGTCGTTTTTTGCTGGGGATCGGTCTGCTGAGCCAGATCGCCGCCGCGCCGAAGCCGGTCGTGATCACCGTGCTGGGCGACTCCATCACCGCCGGGCTCGGCTTGCCCGCGCGCGACGCCATGCCCGCGCAGCTGCAGGCGGCGCTCGGACGCCTTGGCGTGTCGGCGGTCGTGCGGCCGGCGGGCGTCTCTGGTGACACCAGCGGCGGCGGCTTGGCCCGTGTCGGCTTCAGCGTGGCGAAGGATACACAACTCTGCGTGGTGGCGCTGGGCGGCAACGATCTCTTGCAGGGTGTCGATCCAGCCCAGACCAAGGCGAACCTGCGGGGCGTCCTGCAAAAGCTGAAAGCCCGGAACGTCCGCGCGGTGCTGGTCGGCGTGGCGGCGCCGTCAAGGATCGGCGCCAGCTACGCGCGCGAATTCAACGCCATCTATCCGAGCCTAGCCAAGGAGTTCGGCGTGCCGCTTTACGCCAACATCCTGGCTGGTGTCGGCGGCGATCCCGCGCTCATGCAGGCGGACGGGATCCACCCCAACGCCCGAGGCGCCAAGAAGATCGGCGAGGCGTTGGCCGCGATCGTCGCGAAAGCAGTGAAGTAGCCGACGTCGATCAAACCAGCGGCCTGGTGGGCGTCGTGCTCCCGGGCGCATGCAATTGTCGTCTAAGATATATTATCAGAAGAATTAGAGATCGGATCCAAAGGCTGCGGCGCTGGTGAGTTCGCCGCTCACCGCAGCTCTTACCGGCGCGAAAGCCGCCGCTAAGCTCAGGCCGCCACCCTGGCGTCGAGCGCGGCCAGCTTGGCCAGCACACGGTCCAGCGTCGAGCGTTTCACGGGCTTGCCGTCGCGCAGCTTCGTCCAGGTCGTTTCGCTGATGGCATAGCAGTCGAACAGATGCTCGCGCGTGACCGCCGGGAGGCGCGCTCGCAGGCGTTGGAACACTTCGCGCGAGATGGTGACGGTTTCGGCCATGGTCTTTGGGCGATTGATCTCGGGAAAAGGACTCTACCGCGTCCCTATGACGGTGTTGTTAG is a genomic window containing:
- a CDS encoding arylesterase, translating into MSQTAHRFPNRRRFLLGIGLLSQIAAAPKPVVITVLGDSITAGLGLPARDAMPAQLQAALGRLGVSAVVRPAGVSGDTSGGGLARVGFSVAKDTQLCVVALGGNDLLQGVDPAQTKANLRGVLQKLKARNVRAVLVGVAAPSRIGASYAREFNAIYPSLAKEFGVPLYANILAGVGGDPALMQADGIHPNARGAKKIGEALAAIVAKAVK